Proteins encoded within one genomic window of Eurosta solidaginis isolate ZX-2024a chromosome 1, ASM4086904v1, whole genome shotgun sequence:
- the NPF gene encoding neuropeptide F, which produces MLPTIRLGVITVIVFALLTAHTTSANSRPPRNNDISNMADALKYLQDLDTYYGDRARARFGKRSPLLQLLHQRMLDSPDLARAIENPSADEPF; this is translated from the exons ATGCTACCCACAATTCGCCTGGGAGTCATTACTGTCATTGTATTTGCACTTCTGACAGCACATACCACCAGTGCTAATTCTCGGCCACCACGAAATAATGATATCAGCAATATGGCGGATGCACTTAAATATTTGCAAGATTTGGACACATATTATGGGGATCGAGCAAGAGCAAG ATTTGGTAAACGTTCGCCACTATTACAACTTTTGCATCAGCGCATGCTAGATAGTCCTGACCTG GCACGCGCTATAGAAAATCCATCAGCTGATGAGCCATTTTAA